The genomic window GCCGCCGGCTCGGTCTCACCGCCACGCTGGTGCGCGAGGACGGCCGCGAGTCGGACGTCTTCTCGCTCATCGGCCCGAAGCGCTTCGACGCGCCCTGGAAGGAGATCGAGGCGCAGGGCTACATCGCGCCCGCCGACTGCGTCGAGGTCCGGGTCAATCTGACGGAGTCCGAGCGGCTTGCGTACGCGACGGCGGAGACCGAGGAGAAGTACCGTTACTGCGCGACCACGGACACCAAGCGGAAGGTGACGGAGCAGCTCGTCCGCAAGCACGCGGGCCAGCAGACCCTGGTCATCGGCCAGTACATCGACCAGCTCGACGAGCTGGGCGAGCACCTGGACGCCCCGGTCATCAAGGGCGAGACGCCCAACTCCCAGCGCGAGAAGCTCTTCGACGCCTTCCGCAACGGCGAGATCAGCGTCCTCGTCGTGTCGAAGGTCGCGAACTTCTCGATCGACCTCCCCGAGGCGACCATCGCCATCCAGGTCTCCGGCACCTTCGGCTCCCGCCAGGAGGAGGCGCAGCGCCTCGGCCGCGTCCTGCGCCCCAAGGCGGACGGCCACAAGGCCCACTTCTACTCGGTCGTGGCACGCGACACGATCGACCAGGACTTCGCCGCCCACCGCCAGCGCTTCCTGGCGGAGCAGGGGTACGCGTACCGGATCATGGACGCGGACGAGCTGCTGAGCGAGGGCTGACGGGAAGGCGGTTCCCCGACGGGACGACCGGCGGGACGACCGACGAGACGACCGGCGGGAGGGGCAGCGGCATGGGGCCCCTCCGCAGCCGCAGCGCCGCGTACGCCAGCAGCCCCACTCCCAGCAGCGGGTACGGCGACGCCAACGGCTGCTGCCACCAGCGCAGTTGGAGGTCCAGGTCGCCCTCGTGGGGCAGGAGCCACATCGTGCGCGCCAGGAAGACCGCCGTCACCGCCGCGGCGGCCGCGCGGTGGCCCTCGGCGATCAGGACGGCCAGGAGCGGGACGCACCACACCCAGTGGTGGGACCAGCTGACCGGGGAGACGAGCAGGGCCGTGAAGGCGACGACGAGGACACCCCACCGCTCGGGCGCACGGCGTGCGGTCCACAGTCCCGCGGCAGCGGTCGCCGCCGCCGCGGCCACCCACACCCCGCCCGGCTCCGCCGTGTGCAAGGCGCGCGCGAAGAGCCCCTGGAGCGACTGGTTGTCGACGATCCACGCCTTGCCGACACGGTCCGTCTCGAAGATCCGCCGGGTCCAGAACTCACCGCTGGCCTCCGGCAGGACGACCGCCCCGAGGAGCACCGTCCCGGCCAGCGCGGCGAGGGCCGTGAGCCCGGTCCGCACCCTGCCGGTGACCAGCAGGAGCACGATGAAGACGGCGGGCGTCAGCTTCACCCCCGCAGCGACCCCCAGCGCGAAGCCCTTGCCGAGGGCGCCGGGCGGCCGGGAGAGGTCCCACAGGACCAGGCACACGAGCGCGAGATTGATCTGGCCGAAGACGACCGTCTGGAAGACGGGTTCGAGCCAGAGCCCGAGCGCGGTGGCGCCGAGTACGTACGGCGCGCGGGCCGGCAGCCCGGCGAAGCGGCAGGAGAGCCGTACGAGCACGGCGAGGAGCAGGGCGTTCCCGGCGACGAAGACCGCCTTCAGCGCGGTGACGGGCAGCCAGGTCGTCGGCACGAAGAGGATCGCGGCGAACGGCGGATACGTGGCGGGCAGCTGCCACTCGGTGACGGCGAAGCCGTACAGATCGGTGCCGTTGGCGACGGCCGCGCCCTCGGCCCGGTAGACGAGGGTGTCCGCCATGGGGATGTGCCGGGCGACGCAGAGGGCGGTCAGCGCGGCGAGCGAGAGGACGAGAGCGCCTGCGGCCGGCAGCGAGCGGGCGGTCACGGCCCGGTGCGGGTACATCACACTCCGCGACCCTACCGTGACGGAAGGTCAGCGGACGTCGGACTGATCAGCGGTGGCGGCGGACGACGCCGGCCTCCTCGCCGTACTCCCCGAGGATCACGACCCCGAAGGCCGCGACCGCGAAGACCTTGACCGCGCGCAGCGCGTCTCCGATCCGGTGCGAGTGGTGGGTGGCGGCGCCGGTCGCGGTCGCCCCGCGCCCCGGCCCCGCGGCTGGATGGTGGAAGGTCGCTGTACTCATGTATCCATGGTGGGCTCCCCGCCCCCGGAACCGCATCGGTCCGCAGGCCGAGCCGCGCCGACGGGCCCGTACGACCTGCGGCATACGGCCTCCCCTACGGGACGGTGCCGCCCGGCCCCCCGCCCGGCCCCCCGCCCGGCGGTTGCCCGCCGAAAATGGTTCGCCCGCGACGCGCCCGCTGACTAGAATCGCCCGTCTTGCCCGCCTCCCTCCGTGGAGTGCCGCCGTCCGCACGGAAACCGGACGTGCAGCCACGCCCCGAACCATGCCGCAGGAGGCTTTGTCGTGCCCGCGTCCGACCCACTCGACCCGCCGCCCGACCCGTCGCTCGACCCGTCGCTCGATCCGC from Streptomyces formicae includes these protein-coding regions:
- a CDS encoding glycosyltransferase 87 family protein, which gives rise to MYPHRAVTARSLPAAGALVLSLAALTALCVARHIPMADTLVYRAEGAAVANGTDLYGFAVTEWQLPATYPPFAAILFVPTTWLPVTALKAVFVAGNALLLAVLVRLSCRFAGLPARAPYVLGATALGLWLEPVFQTVVFGQINLALVCLVLWDLSRPPGALGKGFALGVAAGVKLTPAVFIVLLLVTGRVRTGLTALAALAGTVLLGAVVLPEASGEFWTRRIFETDRVGKAWIVDNQSLQGLFARALHTAEPGGVWVAAAAATAAAGLWTARRAPERWGVLVVAFTALLVSPVSWSHHWVWCVPLLAVLIAEGHRAAAAAVTAVFLARTMWLLPHEGDLDLQLRWWQQPLASPYPLLGVGLLAYAALRLRRGPMPLPLPPVVSSVVPPVVPSGNRLPVSPRSAARPRP